A single genomic interval of Nanoarchaeota archaeon harbors:
- a CDS encoding dihydroorotate dehydrogenase electron transfer subunit produces the protein MKNPTLQIEKIVDETKDCRSFFFESEKLAQAQPGQFFMVWVPGVDEFPLAASYTSDSDGTFGITVEAVGDGTRALYDSKIGDHIGIRGPYGNGFEITGKNILLVCGGRGTIPLALLAENAAKKEIKIDAILGARSADKLLFKDRLEKATNVSIATDDGSAGVKGFVTGIADEMLGKNKYDCVYTCGPEIMMFKLLAICEKNNVPMQASLERYMKCGIGICGSCACGSVRICKKNVMASSELKELSAFGTEKLDKAGRRVKA, from the coding sequence ATGAAAAACCCAACGCTGCAAATCGAAAAGATTGTTGACGAGACAAAAGACTGCAGAAGCTTTTTCTTCGAGAGTGAAAAATTGGCGCAAGCACAACCCGGACAATTTTTCATGGTCTGGGTGCCAGGAGTAGATGAATTTCCACTAGCAGCATCGTATACTTCTGATTCTGACGGCACTTTTGGCATAACCGTCGAAGCTGTTGGAGATGGAACTCGCGCGTTATACGACTCAAAAATCGGCGACCATATAGGCATAAGGGGTCCGTATGGAAACGGCTTTGAAATCACCGGGAAAAACATCCTGCTTGTATGCGGCGGCAGGGGAACAATCCCTCTCGCGCTTCTGGCAGAGAACGCCGCGAAAAAGGAGATAAAAATCGACGCGATACTAGGGGCAAGGTCAGCGGATAAATTGCTTTTCAAAGATAGGCTGGAAAAGGCAACGAACGTATCGATAGCCACAGACGACGGCTCAGCCGGAGTAAAAGGATTTGTAACAGGAATCGCCGATGAAATGCTCGGAAAAAACAAATACGACTGCGTATACACATGCGGGCCTGAAATTATGATGTTCAAGCTTCTTGCAATATGCGAAAAAAACAATGTGCCGATGCAGGCTTCTCTTGAGCGTTATATGAAATGCGGCATCGGAATCTGCGGCTCATGCGCGTGCGGAAGCGTAAGAATTTGCAAGAAAAATGTCATGGCGTCAAGCGAACTGAAAGAGCTAAGCGCGTTTGGAACTGAAAAACTTGACAAGGCAGGAAGAAGAGTGAAGGCGTAA
- a CDS encoding MarR family transcriptional regulator: MKQTLINGMSLIKSSAYRYKILKSIEERIKTPAEISRDIEIRLNHVSMFLKDLRENEMVVCLNADSKKGRLYQITDFGKNVLKRVDKGGGDAK, translated from the coding sequence ATGAAGCAGACATTAATTAACGGCATGTCTCTTATCAAGTCATCAGCTTACCGATATAAGATATTGAAATCAATCGAAGAACGTATTAAAACTCCTGCGGAAATTTCAAGAGATATTGAAATACGACTAAATCATGTGAGTATGTTTTTGAAAGATTTAAGAGAAAATGAAATGGTGGTGTGCCTAAATGCAGATAGTAAAAAGGGAAGACTTTACCAGATTACTGACTTTGGAAAGAATGTCCTCAAGCGAGTTGACAAAGGTGGTGGGGACGCTAAGTGA
- a CDS encoding orotate phosphoribosyltransferase, translating into MTIAEDVAKILLEINAVTLSPQKPYRFASGILSPIYCDNRIIISDVAKREKIVEYFMQTIKENGVDFDVVGGVATAGIPHAAWIADAMKKPMIYIRSSAKEHGKNNTIEGRLKSGQKVLIVEDLISTGGSIIDAVSAVRGAGGIVTHAIAIITYEMERAKNNFAQANCTPVTLSNFSTLVQVAGKLNYIPQEEIARILEWNKSPADWGKKMGFE; encoded by the coding sequence ATGACAATCGCAGAAGATGTTGCAAAAATATTGCTTGAGATAAACGCAGTCACTTTAAGCCCGCAAAAGCCGTACAGGTTTGCATCCGGCATACTCAGCCCGATTTACTGCGACAACAGGATTATAATTTCAGATGTCGCCAAAAGAGAAAAAATAGTTGAATACTTCATGCAAACAATAAAAGAAAATGGCGTCGATTTCGATGTTGTCGGCGGCGTTGCTACTGCCGGCATTCCCCACGCGGCATGGATCGCAGATGCGATGAAAAAGCCCATGATATACATCAGGTCAAGCGCAAAGGAACACGGGAAAAACAACACTATTGAAGGCAGGCTCAAAAGCGGGCAAAAAGTTCTCATTGTAGAAGACCTGATATCAACCGGCGGCAGCATAATAGACGCTGTTTCTGCAGTGCGTGGAGCCGGAGGGATAGTGACTCATGCCATTGCAATAATAACTTATGAGATGGAGCGCGCGAAAAACAACTTCGCACAGGCAAACTGCACTCCGGTCACACTTTCAAATTTCAGCACATTGGTCCAGGTTGCAGGCAAATTGAATTACATACCGCAGGAAGAAATCGCGCGAATTCTTGAGTGGAATAAAAGTCCTGCGGACTGGGGAAAGAAAATGGGGTTTGAGTAA
- the radB gene encoding DNA repair and recombination protein RadB, with amino-acid sequence MNELALGCASLDKLLGGGLESGIVTNVYGLPGAGKTNFALQASVACIRSGKKAIFIDTESGLSPERFFQMKNTEEDLKKILIIKPRDFKSQSDIIKSLDAMIAKEKAGLVVVDSIVGLYRVAAHGEKRNEANQELTCQFVALAQLAEKFKIPVLVTNQVYAVFDSDDIELVGKDLPKYYCKALIHIEKKGSGRRRATLIKHRHRPEDTFAEFDIRDEGLVDAEKKFGLF; translated from the coding sequence ATGAATGAACTTGCGCTGGGATGTGCCTCTCTTGATAAGCTTCTTGGAGGAGGCCTTGAATCAGGGATTGTAACCAATGTTTACGGCCTTCCGGGTGCGGGAAAGACAAATTTCGCTCTTCAGGCATCTGTTGCATGCATCAGAAGTGGAAAAAAAGCTATTTTCATAGATACTGAGTCCGGGCTTTCACCCGAAAGATTTTTCCAGATGAAAAACACAGAAGAAGACCTCAAAAAAATCCTGATTATAAAGCCGCGCGATTTCAAAAGCCAGAGCGACATAATCAAAAGCCTTGACGCCATGATTGCAAAGGAAAAAGCAGGGTTGGTTGTTGTTGATTCTATTGTCGGGCTTTATCGGGTTGCTGCGCACGGAGAAAAAAGAAATGAAGCTAACCAGGAATTGACATGCCAGTTTGTCGCGCTTGCGCAATTGGCCGAAAAGTTCAAAATTCCGGTTCTTGTGACGAATCAGGTATATGCGGTTTTTGACTCTGATGACATAGAGCTTGTCGGAAAAGACCTGCCGAAATATTACTGCAAGGCATTGATTCACATCGAGAAAAAGGGTTCCGGAAGAAGGCGCGCAACCTTGATCAAGCACAGGCACAGGCCAGAAGACACTTTTGCAGAATTCGATATACGCGACGAAGGCCTTGTTGACGCAGAGAAGAAGTTTGGGCTATTTTAA
- the pyrF gene encoding orotidine-5'-phosphate decarboxylase, producing the protein MDSQLKLTYEERAKMAVNPAARNLFNLMAKKKTNLAIAADHTDANEILELAELLGADIAVFKTHVDIWNNFSPEVIQELIAISKKHNFIIFEDRKFADIGNTVRMQYSGGMYKIADWAHIVNVHLVPGPAIIDAIWNVAKEKNDGIERGVLVLAQMSSEGTFAQGEYTKKCVQIANTKKDAIAGYIGTGSDPCELQKLSSISFEGHAILTPGVQLESKGDKLGQKYATPEDAVLAGSDAIIVGRGIYGSGNPKEMAKEYRDAGWNAYLKRIRA; encoded by the coding sequence ATGGATTCGCAGCTGAAACTCACTTACGAAGAAAGGGCTAAAATGGCGGTTAACCCGGCAGCCCGAAATCTTTTCAATCTGATGGCAAAGAAAAAAACAAACCTTGCGATTGCTGCAGACCATACTGATGCAAACGAAATTCTTGAGCTTGCAGAACTTCTTGGAGCAGATATTGCTGTCTTTAAGACGCACGTTGACATATGGAATAATTTTTCTCCTGAAGTTATACAGGAACTTATCGCGATTTCTAAAAAGCACAACTTCATAATTTTCGAGGACAGAAAGTTTGCAGACATTGGAAATACAGTAAGAATGCAGTATTCCGGCGGAATGTACAAGATTGCAGACTGGGCGCACATTGTCAATGTGCACCTTGTTCCGGGCCCTGCGATAATTGATGCCATCTGGAACGTTGCAAAAGAAAAAAATGACGGGATTGAAAGAGGAGTCCTGGTGCTTGCGCAGATGTCAAGCGAGGGAACTTTTGCGCAAGGAGAATATACAAAAAAATGCGTCCAGATAGCAAATACGAAAAAGGATGCGATTGCAGGATATATCGGAACAGGAAGCGATCCTTGCGAACTGCAAAAACTTTCATCCATTTCATTTGAAGGGCATGCGATACTTACGCCAGGAGTGCAGCTGGAAAGCAAGGGCGATAAACTCGGGCAAAAATACGCAACTCCCGAGGATGCCGTGCTTGCTGGAAGCGATGCGATAATTGTCGGGCGCGGCATTTACGGCTCTGGCAATCCGAAAGAAATGGCAAAAGAATACCGGGATGCCGGATGGAATGCGTATCTGAAAAGAATACGCGCATAA
- the rpiB gene encoding ribose 5-phosphate isomerase B has protein sequence MKIAIASDHAGFRLKEIIKTHLSALGYEYKDFGTDKEEPVDYSDFAYLVSEEVSKKNFERGILICGTGLGMCIVANKLQGIRAVSCHNIKTAKLSREHNDSNILTLGGRTMNPESAKKIVSVWLTAEFEGGRHARRINKIKTIEENSMKS, from the coding sequence CTGAAAATCGCAATAGCATCAGACCACGCAGGGTTCCGGCTAAAGGAGATAATTAAAACTCATCTTTCTGCGCTCGGATATGAATACAAAGATTTTGGGACTGATAAGGAAGAGCCTGTGGACTATTCAGACTTTGCCTATCTTGTGAGCGAGGAGGTTTCTAAGAAGAATTTTGAGCGCGGCATTTTGATCTGCGGCACGGGGCTTGGAATGTGCATAGTTGCCAATAAACTGCAGGGTATACGTGCGGTTTCCTGCCATAACATAAAGACTGCAAAGCTCTCAAGAGAACATAATGATTCCAATATCCTGACGCTTGGCGGGCGAACGATGAATCCGGAAAGCGCGAAAAAAATCGTTTCTGTCTGGCTAACTGCTGAATTTGAAGGCGGAAGGCATGCAAGAAGAATTAATAAGATCAAGACAATTGAAGAGAATTCCATGAAATCATAA
- a CDS encoding site-specific DNA-methyltransferase, producing MQIVKREDFTRLLTLERMSSSELTKVVGTLSEKKILDTSWDFKNEHTKYATHGFHTYPAMMIPQIAKRLIRIYGGNSKVLLDPFMGSGTALVEATLHENFKKCYGIDINPLALLIAKVKTTPIATQILSDSLAQIISKTRDSKKALHNKTLKIMGPNFYNIDFWFKPQAIDDLNLIKYEIERITTSNPLLEKDIKDFFKVAFSETVRKVSNTRSREYKLYRINSEELKQHSPDAISEFLKIATKNIIGMSTYSQARYNCNVDILAQDTRNRTSIPDNSVDIIVTSPPYGDSRTTVAYGQFSRLALQWLGYENEKVISIDKVSLGGEPTKTMEHKLNSQTLNDVLNMIKIQDETRAKDVLSFYVDFNKCIAELNRVMKANGHLCFVVGNRTVKGVKIPTDKIITELFQAYGDYDHIKTYIRNIPHKRMPRINSPTNIKGNHAVTMNEEYVVILQKK from the coding sequence ATGCAGATAGTAAAAAGGGAAGACTTTACCAGATTACTGACTTTGGAAAGAATGTCCTCAAGCGAGTTGACAAAGGTGGTGGGGACGCTAAGTGAAAAAAAGATTTTAGATACTAGTTGGGATTTTAAAAATGAACACACTAAGTATGCCACCCACGGTTTTCATACGTATCCTGCAATGATGATTCCGCAGATTGCAAAGAGATTGATAAGAATTTATGGAGGCAACTCAAAAGTTCTTCTCGATCCATTTATGGGTTCTGGAACTGCTCTTGTGGAAGCCACTCTGCACGAAAATTTTAAGAAATGTTATGGTATCGATATAAACCCTTTGGCTTTGTTAATTGCAAAAGTAAAAACAACGCCAATAGCTACGCAAATTTTGAGCGATAGTTTGGCTCAAATTATCTCAAAAACCAGAGATAGTAAAAAAGCGTTGCATAATAAAACGCTTAAAATAATGGGACCAAATTTCTATAATATTGATTTTTGGTTTAAACCGCAGGCAATAGATGATTTAAACTTGATTAAATATGAAATTGAACGAATTACTACAAGCAATCCATTATTGGAAAAAGATATAAAAGATTTCTTTAAAGTCGCCTTTTCTGAAACCGTGAGAAAGGTTTCTAATACGAGAAGCAGAGAATACAAATTATATAGAATTAATTCAGAAGAACTTAAACAGCATAGTCCAGACGCAATTTCTGAATTTTTGAAGATAGCGACTAAAAATATAATTGGAATGAGTACGTATAGTCAAGCGCGATATAACTGTAATGTCGATATATTGGCGCAAGACACAAGAAATAGAACCTCAATTCCAGACAATTCTGTAGATATTATCGTAACGTCTCCACCTTATGGCGATAGCAGAACAACCGTAGCATACGGTCAATTCTCACGGCTTGCGTTGCAGTGGCTCGGATATGAAAACGAGAAAGTCATTTCTATCGACAAAGTTAGTTTGGGCGGAGAACCAACGAAAACTATGGAACATAAATTAAATTCACAAACATTAAATGATGTGCTAAATATGATTAAAATACAAGATGAAACTCGCGCAAAGGATGTTTTAAGTTTTTATGTAGATTTCAATAAATGCATAGCTGAATTAAATCGTGTAATGAAAGCTAACGGTCATTTATGCTTTGTTGTGGGAAATAGAACTGTTAAGGGTGTAAAAATCCCGACGGATAAAATAATAACTGAATTATTCCAAGCTTATGGAGATTACGACCATATTAAAACATATATACGAAATATACCTCATAAGAGAATGCCTCGAATAAACAGTCCGACCAATATAAAAGGCAACCATGCAGTTACAATGAATGAAGAATATGTCGTAATTTTACAAAAGAAATAA
- a CDS encoding dihydroorotate dehydrogenase — MPDMSVTLKNMRLKSPVILASGILGVTGELLINVANAGAGAVTTKTIFLEQRDGNTSPVVAEYEHGLLNCIGLPCPGIEESAKEIRIAKAANILLIASVGGKDTDEFIKVAQCCEDAGADALELNFSCPHAEAGLGANIQYNRELARSVVGAVKKNVSVPVIIKLTAEFKIAEIAKIVEAAGADMITCSNSVGPGMLIDVHTGRPVLSNKEGGVSGPAIKPIALRAVYQIAKNTTLPIIGTGGIYSGKDALEFIMAGATAVGVGTSIMHHDLEAFKKINSEIQKYLEDSGHKNLEEIRGIALK; from the coding sequence ATGCCCGACATGTCAGTAACGCTGAAAAACATGCGCCTGAAGAGCCCTGTTATTCTTGCATCAGGAATTCTTGGCGTTACCGGAGAATTACTCATAAATGTCGCAAATGCCGGAGCAGGAGCAGTAACGACAAAAACCATATTTCTTGAGCAAAGGGACGGGAACACAAGCCCTGTTGTGGCTGAATATGAACACGGCCTCTTGAATTGTATCGGCCTTCCATGCCCCGGTATTGAAGAAAGCGCAAAAGAGATACGCATTGCAAAGGCGGCAAACATTTTATTGATTGCGAGCGTCGGCGGCAAAGACACAGACGAGTTCATTAAAGTCGCCCAATGCTGTGAAGATGCCGGCGCGGATGCGCTGGAACTCAATTTCTCATGCCCTCATGCAGAAGCGGGGCTTGGAGCGAATATTCAATATAATAGAGAACTTGCAAGAAGCGTTGTCGGAGCTGTCAAGAAAAATGTTTCTGTGCCGGTGATAATCAAGCTGACGGCAGAATTCAAGATTGCGGAAATCGCAAAAATTGTGGAAGCTGCGGGCGCTGATATGATCACCTGCTCGAATTCTGTTGGGCCCGGAATGCTGATAGATGTGCATACAGGAAGGCCCGTTCTCTCAAATAAAGAAGGAGGCGTCAGCGGGCCTGCAATAAAACCGATAGCATTAAGAGCAGTTTACCAAATTGCAAAAAACACGACGCTGCCGATTATTGGCACCGGAGGAATTTACAGCGGGAAAGATGCCCTGGAGTTTATAATGGCAGGTGCAACTGCTGTCGGGGTGGGAACCTCGATTATGCATCATGATTTAGAAGCATTCAAAAAAATCAACTCAGAAATACAGAAATATCTGGAAGATTCAGGGCATAAAAATCTCGAAGAAATACGGGGGATTGCTCTAAAATGA
- a CDS encoding HIT family protein encodes MSDCVFCKIIGGEIPAFKIYEDANFLAFLDVNPRMKGHALVIPKHHASTLLELPDNQVRGIFLVVKKVAGALTKTLGAKAFTIGSNNGELSGQAVHHLHIHIIPRYEQDKHHAGFEAAFPVDEEEKTRLNEIVAKVGRIESVTVENIPEKKDAPKEDDSKKKKGGWKFLHTDTDG; translated from the coding sequence ATGTCTGATTGCGTATTCTGTAAGATTATCGGAGGCGAAATCCCTGCATTCAAGATTTATGAGGATGCGAATTTTCTTGCGTTCCTTGATGTCAATCCGCGAATGAAGGGACACGCGCTGGTGATTCCAAAACACCACGCATCAACTTTGCTTGAACTGCCGGACAACCAGGTCCGCGGAATATTTCTTGTTGTAAAAAAAGTCGCTGGCGCATTGACAAAAACTCTTGGCGCAAAAGCATTCACAATCGGCTCGAATAACGGCGAGCTTTCAGGCCAGGCGGTTCATCATCTTCACATCCACATAATACCGCGATACGAGCAGGATAAGCACCATGCCGGATTCGAGGCTGCGTTCCCTGTTGACGAGGAGGAAAAGACAAGGCTGAATGAAATCGTTGCAAAAGTCGGGCGCATCGAATCAGTTACTGTCGAAAACATTCCGGAGAAAAAAGACGCGCCGAAAGAAGACGATAGCAAAAAGAAGAAAGGCGGATGGAAGTTTTTGCATACTGATACGGATGGATGA
- a CDS encoding ribose-phosphate pyrophosphokinase — MFLIPGSNSRALAEKISSLSNVPMAKASLKKFPDGENYIRIDSDLSGRDVFLVASMFPDQNSSLMEFLFLADACRDCGAKKITAIIPYFAYGRQDKQFQKGEALSLKTLAGLFKAVGIQKIITLESHFHRKPENFDFFGIPATNISAGKALLEDIRKNICTDYMVIGPDIESGKTVEFATGKKTVFEKVKICPECKKPAIDCKCGGERKRYEVKELKSEADFRGKNVVILDDMIASGSTMIKAAEKVRAQGAKKVICAATHGLFIGNSLKVLQEKSDYLIVTDTIETPVSAISVADLIAEEIKQK; from the coding sequence ATGTTTCTAATTCCCGGTTCGAATTCGCGCGCATTGGCAGAAAAAATTTCTTCTTTGTCAAATGTACCTATGGCCAAGGCTTCGTTAAAAAAATTTCCCGACGGCGAGAATTACATACGCATTGATTCGGATTTATCAGGCCGTGATGTTTTTCTCGTTGCATCAATGTTTCCGGACCAGAATAGCTCTCTCATGGAATTTTTGTTTTTGGCAGACGCCTGCCGTGATTGCGGCGCGAAAAAGATAACTGCGATAATTCCGTATTTTGCATACGGAAGGCAGGATAAGCAGTTCCAGAAGGGAGAAGCACTGTCACTAAAAACCCTTGCAGGACTGTTTAAGGCAGTCGGAATACAGAAGATAATTACGCTCGAGTCGCATTTTCACAGAAAGCCGGAAAATTTCGATTTTTTCGGCATTCCGGCAACAAATATTTCAGCAGGCAAGGCATTGCTTGAGGATATAAGAAAAAACATTTGCACTGATTATATGGTAATCGGCCCGGATATTGAGTCAGGCAAGACAGTCGAGTTTGCCACAGGCAAAAAAACCGTTTTTGAAAAGGTAAAGATATGCCCTGAATGCAAAAAGCCCGCAATAGACTGCAAATGCGGCGGGGAACGCAAACGATATGAGGTAAAGGAACTTAAAAGCGAAGCCGATTTTCGCGGCAAGAATGTTGTCATACTTGATGATATGATTGCATCCGGAAGCACAATGATTAAGGCGGCGGAAAAGGTGCGCGCGCAGGGGGCGAAAAAAGTAATCTGCGCGGCAACACATGGATTATTCATCGGAAATTCCCTCAAAGTTTTGCAGGAAAAATCGGATTATCTCATAGTCACAGACACAATAGAAACTCCAGTAAGCGCGATTTCTGTTGCGGATTTGATTGCAGAGGAGATAAAACAAAAATAA
- the gndA gene encoding NADP-dependent phosphogluconate dehydrogenase — translation MDELVIFMAEHHFKFIEKGNLGLIGLGVMGQNLVLNLESRGFSVAVYNRTVSDTEAFIAGKAKGKKILGAKTLEEFAKKLETPRKILLMVTAGDPVDAVINQLLLHLSEGDIVIDGGNSFFKDTIRRTKALVEKKIHFIGMGISGGEKGALIGPSIMAGGSEYSWKHIKPLFETIAAKAFDGSPCCAHIGGDGAGHYVKMVHNGIEYADMQLIGEAYQLLKEGAGLTNEEMSDIFAEWNKGELNSYLIEITSAILKKKDEEIGKYIIDLILDEAGQKGTGKWASQSSLDIGVPAYNLNMAVLLRYMSTSNKERESASKMLSGPKIKTRKDKETFAKEVHDALYASKLCAYAQGFSLMAAASKEHGWNLNFPEIARIWEGGCIIRAELLENIRSAFSGNQNISNLLLDVHFREKISDLQSNWRKLIAFAVENGIPATGISSACAYYDSYRCARLPTNLIQAQRDFFGAHTYKRIDKEGSFHTEWEPKEGDDSAKYKLGVVGTGHWVRRLHPSIKKSNKLLLHKGAGVTRFEDKKAVLDEYNITKDRYFQIPSVAELPLEFFKDLDAVQIASYNQFHHEQTKQSLAHGKVTVVEKTFATERKGFDDMIDFIKKNGHEKKVYPHLHYLSKALTRSLAEILPEALKNYGKITCAAGTFVEETREEDMRRTWLLKPENGGIFLDWIHPVEVLAKFCGANFLECKSIEPYIVNPAYDTVNPTGLCARFKISGSAFTKDAFATIRVGKGFPAGVTYKSLRLFFEKSVVLDLNYISSEEEFQTGLRGAWELAELDGDKKTVLKKGTPEGPLSYDFLVKNMLNMIDGKEPPLSIDEIKRIYEPVWQVQEAAKGLVSISEKKSVEQFIKDALEKAK, via the coding sequence TTGGATGAATTGGTCATTTTTATGGCAGAACATCACTTCAAATTTATTGAAAAAGGCAACTTGGGTTTGATCGGCCTGGGCGTAATGGGTCAAAACTTAGTGCTGAATCTGGAAAGCAGGGGATTCTCAGTTGCAGTTTATAACCGCACGGTTTCTGATACAGAAGCGTTTATCGCAGGAAAAGCAAAGGGCAAAAAAATCCTCGGCGCGAAAACGCTCGAGGAATTCGCAAAAAAGCTCGAGACTCCAAGAAAAATACTTCTTATGGTAACTGCTGGCGACCCGGTGGACGCCGTGATTAATCAGCTTTTACTTCATCTAAGCGAAGGCGACATCGTAATCGACGGAGGAAATTCATTTTTCAAAGACACCATTCGAAGGACAAAGGCACTTGTTGAGAAAAAAATCCACTTTATAGGCATGGGAATTTCAGGAGGGGAAAAAGGCGCATTGATTGGGCCTTCTATTATGGCTGGCGGCTCGGAGTATTCCTGGAAGCACATAAAGCCGCTCTTCGAAACAATTGCTGCCAAAGCGTTTGACGGCTCGCCGTGCTGCGCGCATATCGGAGGAGATGGTGCGGGTCACTATGTCAAGATGGTGCATAACGGCATAGAATATGCGGACATGCAATTGATCGGCGAGGCATACCAGCTGCTAAAAGAGGGCGCGGGACTGACAAATGAAGAAATGAGCGATATTTTTGCAGAATGGAATAAAGGCGAATTGAATTCTTATCTTATAGAAATCACTTCGGCAATACTGAAAAAGAAAGACGAAGAAATCGGAAAGTACATAATTGATTTGATTCTTGATGAAGCAGGGCAGAAAGGAACCGGAAAATGGGCTTCGCAAAGCAGTTTGGATATCGGCGTTCCGGCATACAACCTGAATATGGCGGTTCTATTGAGATACATGTCCACTTCAAACAAAGAAAGAGAAAGCGCAAGCAAAATGCTGTCCGGACCAAAAATCAAAACGCGAAAAGACAAGGAAACTTTTGCAAAAGAAGTGCATGACGCGCTTTATGCATCAAAACTATGCGCTTATGCGCAGGGGTTTTCATTGATGGCTGCCGCATCCAAAGAACATGGCTGGAATCTGAATTTTCCGGAAATCGCGCGAATCTGGGAAGGCGGATGCATTATCCGGGCAGAACTTCTCGAAAATATTCGCTCTGCATTTTCCGGCAATCAGAATATTTCCAACCTGCTCTTGGATGTGCATTTCCGGGAAAAAATATCCGACCTTCAAAGCAATTGGAGAAAACTAATAGCATTTGCTGTTGAAAACGGCATACCTGCAACAGGTATCTCATCTGCTTGCGCGTATTATGACAGCTACAGATGCGCAAGGCTACCTACAAATCTTATTCAGGCGCAGAGGGATTTTTTTGGCGCACACACTTACAAACGAATCGACAAGGAAGGGAGCTTTCACACTGAATGGGAACCAAAAGAAGGCGACGATTCTGCCAAGTATAAACTCGGAGTTGTCGGAACAGGGCACTGGGTAAGAAGGCTGCATCCGTCAATAAAAAAAAGCAACAAATTATTGCTTCATAAGGGCGCAGGCGTCACACGGTTTGAAGATAAGAAAGCAGTTCTTGATGAATACAATATAACCAAGGACAGGTATTTTCAGATTCCATCTGTTGCAGAATTGCCTTTAGAATTCTTCAAGGATTTGGATGCTGTGCAAATTGCAAGTTATAACCAATTCCACCACGAACAGACAAAGCAATCTCTTGCGCACGGAAAAGTCACAGTGGTTGAAAAAACATTTGCAACAGAGCGAAAAGGCTTTGATGATATGATTGATTTCATAAAAAAGAACGGCCATGAGAAAAAAGTATACCCTCATCTTCATTATCTTTCAAAAGCGCTCACAAGGAGCCTGGCTGAAATATTGCCCGAAGCGCTAAAAAACTACGGAAAAATAACTTGCGCAGCGGGTACATTTGTTGAGGAAACCCGTGAGGAAGATATGCGGAGAACGTGGCTCCTTAAGCCCGAGAACGGCGGCATATTCCTGGATTGGATACATCCTGTCGAGGTTTTGGCAAAGTTTTGCGGGGCGAATTTTTTGGAATGCAAAAGCATCGAACCATACATAGTCAATCCCGCATATGATACTGTCAATCCCACAGGGCTTTGCGCGAGATTTAAAATAAGCGGCAGTGCATTTACAAAAGATGCGTTCGCAACAATAAGGGTTGGAAAAGGCTTTCCTGCAGGAGTTACATACAAGTCCTTGAGGCTGTTTTTTGAGAAAAGCGTGGTTCTTGACCTTAATTACATCTCATCCGAAGAAGAGTTCCAGACGGGCCTAAGAGGCGCATGGGAACTTGCGGAACTTGACGGCGATAAAAAGACCGTATTAAAGAAAGGAACCCCGGAAGGGCCCCTTTCATATGATTTTTTGGTAAAAAATATGCTGAATATGATTGACGGAAAAGAGCCGCCGCTTTCAATAGATGAAATCAAGAGAATCTATGAGCCGGTGTGGCAGGTTCAGGAAGCTGCAAAGGGCCTTGTATCCATTTCAGAAAAAAAATCGGTTGAGCAGTTTATAAAAGACGCTTTGGAGAAAGCCAAGTAA
- the tnpA gene encoding IS200/IS605 family transposase translates to MNRVSSDLKSCSHSKGQNWYHVIIIPRARYPVFRYEPTKRLCEEGIKQVCKNNCIDLFTFEVMPDHVHLFISCPPRKSILRICAVIKGGTFHYIRDKMPSLQRYLRLWSRGVFYRSIGSVSADAVKNYIDNSKGNQWKKTREMQETLF, encoded by the coding sequence ATGAATCGTGTGAGCTCTGATTTAAAAAGCTGTAGCCACAGCAAAGGCCAAAATTGGTATCATGTAATCATCATACCAAGAGCCAGATATCCGGTTTTCAGATACGAACCGACGAAAAGATTGTGCGAAGAAGGCATAAAACAGGTCTGCAAAAACAACTGTATAGACCTGTTTACTTTTGAAGTGATGCCAGACCATGTGCATCTCTTTATCTCTTGCCCTCCAAGAAAGTCGATTTTGAGAATATGTGCTGTGATAAAGGGCGGTACTTTTCATTACATAAGAGATAAAATGCCTTCTTTACAAAGATATCTGCGATTGTGGAGCAGAGGTGTGTTCTACAGAAGCATTGGCAGTGTAAGTGCAGACGCTGTAAAAAACTACATCGATAACAGCAAAGGAAATCAATGGAAAAAAACGCGAGAGATGCAGGAAACGTTGTTTTAG